Within Gimesia chilikensis, the genomic segment GAAGAGAGCTCTCGTGGTAGCTCCTTCATTTCGCCACAACGCCCAGGGGCCCGTACCGGAGGTGACACTGAACCCGTAGTTGGTCATGGCACTTCCCGAGACACCACAGCCGTAGTTGGGAGACACAGCATTGTAGGTCTGGTTGTTGTCATCACTCGGACAATTGAAAACGGCGATGACCTTTTTCGTCAGCTCCATATTCGCGGTGATGTCAGCAGACGCGCCCATCACTGTTCCCGCACTGTTTGAAGACCACCCGCTAAACGTACTGTTGCGTTGAGCGGCACTGAAGTTGAACTGATTATAGAGTGCAGTCTGTTCGATGTAGGGCAGCAGCAGCGTCCAACCTGTTTGATTCAGGATCGCATCTCCGGCCTGCGTCCAGACCATGGCATTGTTGGCACTTGAGTAGGGAAACTTGCTGTGTGCATCGTGATAGTTGTGCAACGCCAGTCCAAGCTGCTTCATATTGTTCTTGCAGGTGGAACGGCGGGCGGCTTCGCGCGCCTGCTGTACGGCAGGCAGCAGCAATGCAATCAAAATAGCGATAATTGCAATTACCACCAGCAGTTCAATCAGAGTAAAACCCTTCTTGTTGTGTATGGTCCTCGACATCAAATAACTCCCTCTTAAAATTCACAGGTTTAGAAATAAATCCACAGGATTAGAAAGTACAGAAGCTTGATATGTGTGCTGGATTAGTTTTGTGATGAAGGTATTGAGAAGGCTTCTCACAAACGGAGGTCTATCGCGTATTGGAGGGTCACTTATTGGAGGGAAAACAGCTCGTTTATTTTAATTATTTATTAAACAATGGTTAAGCCACTGATTCAATACCAAATTCTAAAATGAACATCGGTTCCCCGAATTAAAAGGGAGTCGCCAACAAAACGGAGCTGACTCCTGCCTCACCATCTGAATCACCGTTTCCGGAAAAGAAAAGGGGACTTGCAGAATGGTACAAGGACTAGTTTTCCAATAAGTAACTCTTGTTCGTGTCCTGATGTAGTTGTGGATGAGATGTAGCAAGAGGACATTCAACGTGAGGCTCGAAGAGAGGTCTTCAGCAAGAGGGGACAGAGCACCATGTTCCGGAACACAGTAATGCAAAGCATGTGCCGTCGCAGGTATCAAAAGGAGTAGATAAAATTCTCAGTTTACCGGACATGAGGCATCGAGACACAAACTGTTACCCATGCTTCACTTATGCGAACTTGTATTTCGTCGTCTCAGAATGGGTAGTCTTTGAGACATTGAAGGAGAACTTCGTGAGTGCCATAACTTTTTGATGATTGCCAATTAATTTCGCACCAGAGTTCAACGGAATCATAGGATGTTGAACTCTCTAATACAGGCGGTTATCGCCAGCTGCGTTGGTTTATCTCTTTTCAACAGCCACAGAGAAAACGCTTTCGTTGGAGCCCCGCCTGCCATTTTCCCCAATTCTTCACGCGCATCAAAAAAGGGACCACCGGCTGGTGGTCCCTTCGAGGGTGCATTCCATTTTGTCGCGGACGAATCAGTCCCAGGTCAGTGAACCTGAGCTCTGGTATTCGGTCACGCGGGTTTCGAAGAAGTTCTTTTCCTTCGAAAGGTCCATGGTTTCGCTCATCCAGGGGAACGGATTCGAAGAACCGTACTGGGCGGGCAGACCGATACGTTCCAGACGACGGTCAGCAATGTGCTGCACGTATTCGCGGAACAGATCGCCGTTCAGTCCCAGAATCCCGGTGGGCAGACAGTCTTTAGCGTACTCGATTTCGAGTTCGGCCGCATACTTGACGCGATCGATGATGGTCTGCTGAAACTCGGGAGTCCAGACTTCCGGGTTTTCCTGCTTGATGCCGTTGATCAGGTCGATCCCGAAGTTCAGGTGAATGGTTTCGTCCCGCAGGATGTACTGGAACTGTTCCCCGATTCCAGTCATCATGTTGCGGCGATGGAACGAGAGCACCATCACGAAACCGGTGTAGAAGAACAGACCTTCCATGATCAGGTAGTAGCCAATCAGGTTCTTCAGGAATGCCTGAGTTCCTTCGAAGGAATCGGTGGAGAAATCAGGATCCAGAATTTCGGAAGTCAGTTCCATCTCCAGCTGATCTTTTTTGGCGATCGCAGGTACTTCGTGGTACATGTTGAAGACCTCAGACTCGTTGAGTCCCAGGCTTTCCACGATGTACAGGAAGGTATGCGAGTGCACGGCTTCTTCAAACGCCTGACGCAGCAGGTACTGACGGCATTCAGCGTTGGTCACATGCTTGAAGATGGCCAGCACGATGTTGTTGGCCACCAGGCTCTCTGCAGTCGCAAAGAATCCCAGGTTCCGCATGATCACAAACCGCTCGCCTTCGCTGAGCTTGCTGGAACGCCACATTTCGATGTCCTTGGTCATTCCGACTTCGGTGGGCATCCAGTGGTTCGCACAGCCATTCAGGTAATGTTCCCAGGCCCAGTGATACTTCAGCGGCATCAGCTGGTTGACATCGACCTGCGAGCAGTTAATCAGTCGTTTTTTATCCGCCTTGAAGCGGCCCGTGGGGGTATCTCCTACGGGAGTCAGTGAAGGAGAACCGGATGTATTGGAATTGAGAATTGTCATCATAACACCTCATTAAAATCCAT encodes:
- a CDS encoding DUF1559 domain-containing protein: MSRTIHNKKGFTLIELLVVIAIIAILIALLLPAVQQAREAARRSTCKNNMKQLGLALHNYHDAHSKFPYSSANNAMVWTQAGDAILNQTGWTLLLPYIEQTALYNQFNFSAAQRNSTFSGWSSNSAGTVMGASADITANMELTKKVIAVFNCPSDDNNQTYNAVSPNYGCGVSGSAMTNYGFSVTSGTGPWALWRNEGATTRALFGENSDSDISKIKDGTSNTVMVCETTRQVRDGTGNYWGCSVYAGNGVNLGHSRGINYWLCCSWTPPMTERPGVLGSYSMPGSAHVGGCMILLADGAVRFLSENVDASIRTGLSRIKDGQVLGEF
- a CDS encoding ribonucleotide-diphosphate reductase subunit beta, with translation MTILNSNTSGSPSLTPVGDTPTGRFKADKKRLINCSQVDVNQLMPLKYHWAWEHYLNGCANHWMPTEVGMTKDIEMWRSSKLSEGERFVIMRNLGFFATAESLVANNIVLAIFKHVTNAECRQYLLRQAFEEAVHSHTFLYIVESLGLNESEVFNMYHEVPAIAKKDQLEMELTSEILDPDFSTDSFEGTQAFLKNLIGYYLIMEGLFFYTGFVMVLSFHRRNMMTGIGEQFQYILRDETIHLNFGIDLINGIKQENPEVWTPEFQQTIIDRVKYAAELEIEYAKDCLPTGILGLNGDLFREYVQHIADRRLERIGLPAQYGSSNPFPWMSETMDLSKEKNFFETRVTEYQSSGSLTWD